A region from the Pyrinomonadaceae bacterium genome encodes:
- a CDS encoding YCF48-related protein — protein sequence MKRKFIPILIVVCLAVCATAVSEAQSGWAVKRIPSGGRDLNAVYFNDAKRGWIGGDEGYLARTEDGGASWIEQRLPTKNSINDVYFVTKEKGFVLAGETIFSTSESGNSWQQAHTFSAADFEGAAPELYSLRFDGKKRGWVVGSVSRDDNVVDSILAITRDGGVTWQVLKAPSRQELIHIDFVDDQNGWIVGAGGAILRTTDAGESWKRQDSGTTLTLYHIDFRNKKQGLAVGERGTILATENSGETWSKVTSPARATLLSVQFVSEDDAWIIGRGGAVLRSGDGGRTWIEQESGVKQNLYAMFMMKKAGWVVGSDGLMLSYKE from the coding sequence ATGAAGAGAAAGTTTATCCCGATTTTAATCGTAGTTTGCCTCGCAGTCTGTGCGACAGCTGTGTCGGAAGCTCAGAGTGGTTGGGCGGTCAAGCGCATTCCGTCTGGTGGTCGCGACCTCAACGCCGTCTACTTTAATGACGCCAAACGCGGCTGGATTGGTGGCGACGAAGGCTATCTGGCGCGCACTGAAGACGGTGGCGCTTCATGGATCGAGCAGCGCCTGCCGACGAAAAATTCAATTAACGACGTGTACTTCGTCACCAAAGAGAAGGGTTTCGTGCTTGCTGGAGAAACGATTTTCAGCACTTCGGAGAGCGGGAACAGTTGGCAGCAAGCGCACACTTTCTCCGCCGCTGATTTTGAGGGTGCGGCTCCCGAACTTTACAGCCTGCGGTTCGACGGGAAGAAGAGGGGCTGGGTCGTAGGTTCAGTCAGTCGCGACGACAACGTTGTAGATAGCATCCTCGCGATCACGCGGGACGGCGGCGTGACGTGGCAAGTCCTAAAGGCGCCCAGCCGGCAGGAACTAATTCATATCGACTTCGTCGACGACCAAAACGGATGGATTGTAGGCGCCGGCGGTGCGATTCTCCGGACGACCGATGCCGGCGAGTCATGGAAACGGCAGGACTCCGGAACGACGTTGACCCTCTACCACATCGATTTTCGAAACAAGAAACAAGGGCTGGCAGTCGGCGAGCGCGGGACGATTCTGGCGACGGAAAACAGTGGCGAGACCTGGTCGAAAGTTACTTCTCCGGCGCGCGCAACGTTGCTGAGCGTTCAGTTTGTCAGTGAGGATGACGCGTGGATTATTGGCCGCGGCGGCGCGGTTCTCCGATCCGGTGATGGAGGCCGGACGTGGATCGAACAGGAAAGTGGCGTCAAACAAAATCTGTACGCGATGTTCATGATGAAGAAGGCCGGATGGGTCGTGGGCAGTGATGGCCTGATGTTGAGTTACAAAGAATAG
- a CDS encoding cyclic-phosphate processing receiver domain-containing protein, with product MTTRLGLTKSHGERHPIRIFLLEDDERRCDWFAKHFKGDHIDAVCEIDEAKELLKTRTYDSIFLDHDLKPEHYGSTRNDDERTGYAIAHFLASHPELQRAATIMVHSFNADGALRMVEELRGAGRHADYVPFHFLEDRLKNLKAR from the coding sequence TTGACTACCAGACTCGGACTAACCAAGAGCCACGGCGAGCGCCATCCGATCCGCATCTTTCTGCTTGAGGACGACGAGCGGCGCTGCGACTGGTTCGCTAAGCACTTCAAGGGCGATCACATTGACGCCGTTTGCGAAATCGACGAAGCGAAAGAACTTCTGAAGACGCGAACTTATGATTCGATTTTTCTCGATCACGACCTGAAGCCTGAGCATTACGGCTCGACCCGTAACGATGACGAGCGGACGGGATACGCGATCGCACACTTTCTCGCCTCACATCCTGAACTCCAACGCGCAGCCACGATCATGGTGCACAGCTTCAACGCGGACGGCGCGCTGCGCATGGTTGAAGAACTGCGCGGCGCGGGCCGCCACGCCGACTACGTTCCATTTCATTTCCTTGAAGACAGGCTGAAAAATCTTAAGGCCAGATAG
- the groL gene encoding chaperonin GroEL (60 kDa chaperone family; promotes refolding of misfolded polypeptides especially under stressful conditions; forms two stacked rings of heptamers to form a barrel-shaped 14mer; ends can be capped by GroES; misfolded proteins enter the barrel where they are refolded when GroES binds), whose product MAKQVVHGEDSRAAILRGINQLADAVKITLGPKGRNVVIEKKFGSPTITKDGVTVAKEIELKDALENMGAQMVREVASKTSDVAGDGTTTATVLAQAIYREGVKTVAAGANPMALKRGIDKAVEKAIAEIQRMAKPVKGDMIAQVGTVSANGDSTIGTIIAEAMDQVGKDGVITVEESKTMETALEVVEGMQFDRGYLSPYFVTDPERMEVSLETALILIHEKKISSMKDLLPLLEQVAKMGKPMLIIAEDVEGEALATLVVNKLRGTLNVAAVKAPGFGDRRKAMLEDIAILTGGKVISEDLGIKLENVQLSDLGRAKKITIDKDNTTIVEGAGKPADIEGRVKQIRAQVEETSSDYDREKLQERLAKLVGGVAVIKVGAATETEMKEKKARVEDAMHATRAAVEEGIVAGGGVTLVRAAKALEDAKSVIGKGGDPDEQIGVGIVRRALEEPLRQIVQNAGREGAVVVERIRTEKNENLGFNAATEEYEDLVKAGVIDPAKVTRTALQNAASIAGLMLTTEAMVSEIPEEEGKAPMPGGMGGMSGMGM is encoded by the coding sequence ATGGCAAAGCAAGTAGTTCATGGCGAGGATTCGCGTGCGGCGATTTTGCGCGGCATCAATCAACTCGCTGACGCAGTGAAAATCACGCTGGGGCCCAAGGGCCGCAACGTGGTGATTGAAAAGAAATTTGGCTCGCCGACAATCACGAAAGACGGCGTGACAGTCGCCAAGGAAATTGAATTGAAGGACGCGCTCGAGAACATGGGCGCGCAGATGGTTCGTGAAGTCGCTTCAAAGACGTCGGACGTCGCCGGCGACGGCACCACCACGGCCACGGTTCTGGCGCAAGCGATTTATCGCGAAGGCGTGAAGACCGTTGCGGCGGGCGCTAACCCGATGGCGCTTAAGCGCGGCATCGACAAGGCCGTCGAAAAGGCCATCGCTGAAATTCAACGCATGGCGAAACCCGTAAAGGGCGACATGATTGCGCAAGTGGGTACGGTTTCGGCCAACGGCGATTCAACCATCGGCACCATCATCGCCGAAGCAATGGATCAAGTCGGCAAAGACGGCGTGATCACCGTGGAAGAATCGAAGACGATGGAAACCGCTCTCGAAGTCGTCGAAGGTATGCAGTTCGACCGCGGCTATCTCAGCCCCTACTTCGTGACCGATCCGGAACGCATGGAAGTCTCCCTTGAAACCGCGCTCATTCTGATTCACGAGAAAAAGATTAGCTCGATGAAGGACCTGCTTCCCTTGCTCGAACAAGTCGCGAAGATGGGCAAACCAATGCTGATCATCGCCGAAGACGTCGAGGGCGAAGCCCTGGCGACGCTGGTCGTCAACAAACTGCGCGGCACACTTAACGTGGCGGCGGTAAAGGCCCCGGGCTTTGGCGATCGGCGGAAGGCAATGCTCGAAGACATCGCGATTCTCACCGGCGGCAAAGTCATCAGCGAGGATCTCGGTATCAAACTCGAGAATGTTCAGCTTTCGGATCTGGGACGCGCCAAGAAAATCACGATCGACAAAGACAACACCACGATCGTCGAAGGCGCCGGCAAGCCGGCGGACATCGAAGGGCGCGTGAAACAGATTCGCGCTCAAGTCGAAGAAACGTCGTCTGACTACGATCGCGAGAAATTGCAGGAACGTCTGGCGAAGCTCGTCGGCGGCGTGGCCGTCATCAAAGTCGGCGCGGCGACTGAGACCGAGATGAAAGAAAAGAAGGCTCGCGTTGAAGACGCCATGCACGCGACGCGCGCGGCCGTCGAAGAGGGTATTGTCGCCGGCGGCGGCGTGACTCTGGTGAGAGCGGCCAAGGCCCTGGAAGACGCAAAGAGCGTAATCGGCAAGGGCGGTGACCCTGACGAACAAATTGGCGTCGGCATCGTGCGGCGCGCGCTCGAAGAGCCTTTGCGGCAAATCGTTCAGAACGCCGGTCGCGAGGGCGCCGTCGTCGTCGAACGCATTCGCACCGAGAAGAACGAAAACCTGGGCTTCAATGCCGCGACTGAAGAATACGAGGACCTGGTGAAAGCCGGCGTCATCGATCCGGCGAAAGTGACGCGTACTGCTTTGCAGAACGCGGCCTCGATTGCCGGCCTGATGCTGACCACTGAAGCTATGGTGTCGGAGATTCCTGAAGAGGAAGGCAAAGCTCCGATGCCCGGCGGCATGGGTGGCATGAGCGGCATGGGCATGTAG
- the groES gene encoding co-chaperone GroES: protein MNIRPLHDRVIVRRIEEGEQMRGGIIIPDTAKEKPQEGEVVAVGEGKYREDGTRQTLDVQPGDRVLFGKYSGSEVKLDNEEFLIMREDEILGIIQRAAAGKKAK from the coding sequence GTGAATATCAGACCGCTTCATGACCGCGTGATTGTGCGCCGCATCGAAGAGGGCGAGCAGATGCGCGGGGGTATCATCATCCCCGATACCGCAAAAGAGAAACCGCAGGAAGGCGAAGTCGTCGCCGTGGGCGAAGGCAAGTATCGCGAAGACGGTACGCGCCAGACTTTGGACGTGCAGCCCGGTGATCGGGTGTTGTTCGGGAAGTACAGCGGTTCAGAAGTCAAACTCGATAATGAAGAGTTTTTGATCATGCGCGAGGACGAGATCCTGGGGATCATCCAGCGCGCGGCGGCCGGCAAAAAAGCCAAATAA
- a CDS encoding helix-turn-helix domain-containing protein: MQIRPRLEAVIEDMLDGRILLDEALEEFEKLYIQKAFARNKKRISNTAEALGIHRNTISKRVNSYRAAERKHQLVYTNGKKRSKLH, encoded by the coding sequence ATGCAGATCCGCCCCCGTTTAGAAGCCGTCATTGAAGACATGCTCGATGGCCGCATCCTCCTGGATGAGGCCCTCGAGGAGTTCGAAAAGCTGTATATCCAGAAGGCTTTCGCCCGTAATAAGAAGCGTATTTCCAACACCGCCGAAGCCCTGGGCATCCACCGCAACACCATTTCCAAGCGTGTTAATTCCTACCGCGCGGCCGAGCGCAAGCATCAACTCGTCTATACGAACGGCAAAAAGCGGTCGAAACTCCATTAA
- a CDS encoding phosphoribosylaminoimidazolesuccinocarboxamide synthase, which produces MTAVAPVVETTLSDLQLIRRGKVRDVYQVDEDRLLIVATDRVSAFDCVIPTPIERKGEVLTSLSQFWFTKLGHVVPNHLITTRIEEMPSVVQNHADELRGRSMLVRKTEVFPVECVVRGYITGSGWKDYQRTGEICGHKLPAGLRESEQLSEPIFTPATKAETGHDENISEQRMEEIVGPEITASLREISLTLYKQAAEYARERGIIIADTKFEFGRDREGRSILIDEVLTPDSSRFWPADHYGVGRGQTSFDKQYVRDYLETLDWNKQPPAPELPPEVAKATTGRYLEAYKLLTGESL; this is translated from the coding sequence ATGACAGCAGTGGCCCCTGTAGTTGAAACTACTCTTTCCGATCTCCAACTAATCAGACGCGGCAAGGTTCGAGACGTTTATCAGGTCGATGAAGATCGTCTGCTAATCGTCGCCACGGATCGCGTCTCGGCATTCGATTGTGTGATTCCGACGCCGATTGAACGCAAGGGCGAAGTTCTGACTTCGCTTTCGCAATTCTGGTTTACGAAACTTGGGCATGTCGTGCCTAATCACCTGATCACGACGCGCATCGAAGAGATGCCGTCAGTCGTCCAGAACCATGCGGACGAGCTGCGCGGCCGCTCAATGCTGGTTCGCAAAACGGAAGTGTTCCCCGTCGAGTGTGTCGTGCGGGGGTACATCACGGGGTCTGGCTGGAAGGATTACCAGAGGACCGGAGAAATCTGCGGACATAAACTACCGGCGGGGCTCCGCGAATCGGAACAACTCTCTGAACCAATTTTCACCCCAGCAACGAAGGCTGAAACCGGCCACGATGAGAACATCAGCGAGCAGCGCATGGAAGAGATTGTCGGGCCCGAGATCACCGCGAGCCTGCGCGAAATCTCTTTGACGCTTTACAAACAAGCGGCCGAGTATGCCCGCGAACGAGGAATTATTATCGCGGACACGAAGTTCGAGTTCGGCCGAGACCGTGAAGGCCGCTCGATCCTGATTGACGAGGTCCTGACGCCCGATTCGTCGCGTTTTTGGCCGGCAGATCACTACGGAGTCGGTCGCGGCCAGACTTCGTTCGACAAGCAGTACGTACGCGATTACCTGGAAACACTCGATTGGAACAAGCAGCCTCCGGCGCCCGAATTGCCGCCGGAAGTTGCCAAGGCCACAACCGGGCGATATCTGGAAGCGTACAAGCTGCTCACCGGCGAGAGTTTGTAG
- a CDS encoding DinB family protein, with the protein MGPDERQQLISQYEAGYDEVLRNLAGFPPESLTAHPIPGKWSAAEIVHHLADSETTSALRLRRLLVEDHPLIQGYDQDQYAAKLRYSERDITPALEAFRFARATTAQLIHLMTEEDWRREGTHSESGSYSTEDWLRIYAAHAHNHAAQIGRLREALANSSAASA; encoded by the coding sequence ATGGGCCCCGATGAAAGACAACAGCTAATCTCGCAATATGAGGCCGGCTATGATGAAGTTCTGCGGAATTTAGCCGGTTTTCCGCCTGAATCTTTGACCGCTCACCCAATTCCCGGTAAGTGGAGCGCCGCTGAAATCGTCCATCATTTGGCTGACAGCGAGACGACCAGCGCGCTGCGTCTGCGTCGCTTGCTGGTTGAAGATCATCCGCTAATTCAAGGCTACGATCAGGATCAATACGCCGCGAAACTGCGTTACAGTGAGCGCGATATAACTCCGGCGCTTGAAGCTTTCCGTTTTGCGCGCGCAACGACCGCGCAACTCATCCATCTGATGACCGAAGAGGATTGGCGACGTGAAGGCACACACTCGGAGAGCGGTTCGTACTCAACAGAAGATTGGCTGCGCATCTATGCCGCGCACGCGCACAATCACGCCGCGCAGATTGGTCGCTTGCGGGAAGCACTCGCCAACAGTTCAGCCGCCAGCGCCTAG
- a CDS encoding BON domain-containing protein, with product MAERETEHRRIVVDTPTTHREVERTEAVHHPDRSGISGAALAAIVVGVIALATLIILFVMNQQQTANENALTQQQPATTIVQQPAAQQPPVIIQQPGAATQPPVIINNPPASGGSAPATGNGDSAVQAAVDKRLSEDSTFSGLGITATVLDGKVTLTGIVQNQALKTQVERAIRNIKGVTAVDNQISVG from the coding sequence ATGGCTGAACGAGAAACAGAACACAGACGAATCGTGGTGGATACACCAACGACGCACCGCGAGGTGGAACGCACTGAAGCAGTTCATCATCCGGATCGAAGCGGAATTTCCGGAGCAGCACTAGCTGCCATCGTTGTCGGCGTCATTGCCTTGGCAACGCTCATCATCTTATTCGTCATGAACCAACAGCAAACAGCTAACGAGAACGCGCTGACGCAGCAGCAACCGGCAACGACCATCGTGCAACAGCCGGCAGCGCAGCAACCACCCGTGATCATTCAGCAACCAGGGGCCGCCACGCAGCCGCCGGTGATCATTAATAATCCACCAGCCTCGGGCGGTTCAGCTCCGGCTACGGGCAACGGAGACTCGGCGGTTCAGGCAGCCGTTGACAAAAGGTTGAGCGAAGATTCGACGTTCTCGGGTCTGGGGATTACGGCAACTGTGCTTGACGGTAAGGTTACGTTGACCGGAATCGTCCAGAACCAGGCGTTGAAAACACAAGTAGAACGCGCGATCCGAAACATCAAGGGCGTAACAGCCGTCGATAATCAAATCAGCGTAGGTTAG
- a CDS encoding pyridoxamine 5'-phosphate oxidase family protein: protein MNELPRTPRTTLKRLPQRGSFERQKINEILDEGFICHVAFVLNGEPIVIPTGYARAGDELIIHGSQASRMLRQVGQGIDVCVNVTLIDGLVLARSAFHHSMNYRSVVIFGRARLIENREEKVTALTALSEHMIPGRWDEVRGPNDRELQLTTVLSIPLTEASAKVRTGPPVDDEEDYDLPVWAGVIPLQMTASEPIPDPRLGANIPTPPYGIGYRRGSDSEQKP, encoded by the coding sequence ATGAACGAGCTTCCCCGCACGCCACGCACAACTCTGAAACGGCTGCCGCAGCGTGGCAGCTTCGAACGGCAGAAAATCAACGAAATTCTTGACGAAGGCTTTATTTGCCATGTGGCTTTCGTGCTTAACGGTGAGCCGATAGTGATTCCGACCGGCTATGCCCGCGCCGGGGATGAACTAATCATCCATGGCTCGCAAGCCAGTCGCATGTTGCGACAAGTGGGGCAGGGAATTGACGTCTGCGTCAATGTAACTCTGATTGATGGCCTGGTGTTGGCGCGTTCGGCTTTTCACCATTCCATGAACTACCGGTCGGTCGTTATCTTTGGGCGCGCAAGGCTGATCGAAAACCGCGAAGAGAAAGTGACTGCCCTCACGGCTCTTTCCGAACACATGATTCCTGGCCGTTGGGACGAGGTTCGTGGGCCGAATGATCGCGAACTCCAGCTCACCACGGTGCTTTCAATCCCCTTAACTGAAGCATCCGCGAAGGTTCGCACCGGCCCACCCGTTGACGACGAAGAGGATTACGATCTGCCTGTTTGGGCGGGTGTCATTCCTCTCCAAATGACTGCAAGTGAGCCCATCCCCGATCCACGACTCGGCGCAAACATTCCGACTCCGCCGTACGGGATCGGGTACCGTCGAGGTTCTGATTCCGAGCAAAAGCCTTAA